GCCTCCACGATTCCGTTGACCGCCAGAATGATGGGCATGCTGCAGCTCCTCAACTTCCCTATCGGAGTTTTCGGCAAATACTTAAGCGGGGCGCTCCCTCACCGGTGGCGTCGATCGTCCGGCACCGAGACGATTGGTATATGAGGTAGCGATTCACAGCCGCTTCATCAGGGACCGTCGCGGCAGTCGCCAGTGGGGCTGGATTCCATGGCATGAGTGACGGTTCCTGCAACTTCGGCGATTCCAAAGCGATTGCTTCCGTTTTAACCCGTATGTTATAAAAGCAGCCTTGTGGCGTCCAGAATGTCGGGAGACACCGTAGCCAACGGGTGTACCGTGTAGAAGCGGTGGTACCCTCCGCATACTTGGCGACGTATATTCACAAGCCTCTTTTTGTTTCTTCTTAATATTTGCAAGGGGGGTAGTCATGGGCAAGACGATGTTGGCGGTCTTCTTTGGCCTTGGAATGGTATTGGCCGGGGTTTCGGGTTCGTATGCGCTTCAAGCAGGAGGTGTAGAGACCGGAGATCTGGAAACGGGTTCTGTCGTCGGCCAGCCGTTTAAGGAACTGAGCGTGGATGTTTCGTTCTTTGCTGTTGAAATTGGAAACATGAAGGTTTGGTATCCTCCCATGACGGTTATCGATTTTAAGGCACGTCCAGGCTCGCCGGTTCTATTGAAGGTCACAAATAATTCAACGGCTGAACATGGATTCCATCTCGGCGCCGCAGGGAATCAATCGGCGCCGACAGTTCTGGATACCAAGCTGGTGCTTAAACCAGGCGAGACACGGTACATCGGTGTTCCGACCAGCGATCTGTTCTATGCCGGGGGAAATGTTCTTGAATATCGTTGCCACTTGCATCCGGGCCATGTCGGCGGCAAGTTGCTCATGCTGAAGTAGGCTGCCTGGATTTCAGTCGGCAAGAAAGGCCTCGGTGAAGCTCACCGAGGCCTTTCTCATTTCATTTTCATTGTTCGGTCATAACAGTCCAAAAGAAAGGGCCCTCGTTCCATCCGGAACGAGGGCCCGACAGACAGTCACTTGAACAGGCTCAGTTTCTTACGCCGCTCCACACTTTAGCAGGATCGATGGCCTTATCGGGATTCAAAGTCTTCGCTCTCTCCAGAAGCACATCCGTCGTTTCAGGATAGAGAGGGTCTGAAATGCAGCAGTTGTCGACGGGACAAACCGCAGCACATTGGGGTTCATCAAAGTGACCAACGCATTCGGTGCAACGGTCATGTGCGATGACGTAAATGTTGTCGCCGACACCTTGTCCGTCGCCGACGTGATTGCCCTTGGTCTCCGCGTCACTTCGAGTTTCAAAGATCGCTTCATTAGGACATTCCGGCAGACATGCTCCACAAGAGATGCATTCGTCCGTAATCAATAATGCCATGACCCAAGCCTCCTTCTCACTCCAAAAGCCTGACTACTAGAACGTTGACAAGTTCACGCGGCCCACACCATATTGCGACACTCATCCATGGTGAGCAGATACGCGGAGAAGCATTTTATTACTCGATTCTTTTCCAAGTCAACTGAACGGAATCCGCTCAGAAGACCTAGGGTGCTATTCCGTATGGGGCATTGGCCCCAGCAGAGATAGAGACCGTCGACCACCATCTATGGCATCTGACTATGGCATCTGATCAGGCCCAGGCGAGCGATCGAGAGCAGCGGAAGAAGCGGAACATCATGATGGTTCTGCTCGCTCTTCTCCTGATGAGCGCATCGGTGTTCCTCGTTGAGCGCAAGGAATCGAGCATCATCGTCGTCACGTTCCCGAGCGGTGTTGAACTCGAAGCCGAAGTGGCGGACACGCCGGAGAAGTTGCTCTTTGGACTTGCTTTTCGTGAGGGCTTGCCCCTACACGGAGGCATGCTTTATATCTTTGAGGAAAATGGGTTGCATCGTGTGACGACCCGGGAATATCGATTCCCCATCGATATTTTGTGGGTGGACGAGGGGCATCATGTGGTGCATATGTTGGAACATGCGGAACCGTGCGCCAAAGATCCGTGCCCGTTTTTCGGGCCGCCGCCGGAAGCGGCGCGGTATGTGATCCAGGTAGAATCAGGGTTCATTAAGACAACAGGAGTCGCAAAAGGCGACGAGCTCAAGTATGCCCTTCGCATGTAGCGGCTACGAGACGGGGATCCACATATGATGGATGGGTTTCAAAAAGTCGCACAGCTCGATGAGTTGCCTCCTGGAAAATCCAAGATGGTCACGGTCAATGACCGTCCGATCGCCTTGTTCAACGTCGAGGGGAAATTGTACGCCATTCATAATAGCTGCCCGCACGAGGGAGGGCCCCTTATTGAAGGGAGGCTCAAAGGGTATGTCATTGCCTGTCCCTGGCATGATCTGGCGTTCGACATCAGAAATGGGCAAGGCACCGACGGTGGTGGGTATTGTGTCGGGAGTTATGAAATCCGGGTGGACGGGAATGATGTTCTGATTGGCTCTCGGCGGAAAATGTAAAAAGGAAAGTCAGGCGGATATGGGTGTCTTCGCGACAGGGATGAGGATATCGACGTGAGTGTTCCCGGTGCCGGTCACAATCCTGTGTTGGACGGCGGTGATCGCCGTGTCGTCACGGTCGACCAGGCATTCGCCATCCATCTATGGGAAGATCGCACCAGGGGTGAACAGTGGGTGCCGTCGTATGATGCCAAAGGGCTTGCCCTTCTCAGTGATGAGTTTCTTTGTGTCGCGAGCAATAATGCGGTGGAAAACGGGCAGCGCATCTTCGAGTTTAAAGCCGTACAATCAGGGGTCTATCAGTTGCTTTTCGAAAAGCGCATGGGGTGGAAATTTACCGCGGAAGATCAGCGCGTGTTCAGAATCGAAGCGGGACCGGCCTCCCGAAATTGAACTATGCCCGACATCGCGTTCATCAACGGTCGTTTTTTGCCTTGGGAAGAGGCGACGGTTTCCATCGATGATCGGGGGTTCCAATTCGGGGATGCCGTCTACGAAGTCATTCGCACCTATCGTGGGGGACCGTTCGAGTTCGGTGCCCATCTTGCCAGGCTGAATCGGAGCGCGGGAGAACTTTCGATTCGCCAGCCCTATACCAGGGAGCAATGGCTCGGGTGGGTTCAGCAAGGCCTCAGTCTGGCCGGATATCAAGAGGCCAAGATCTATATCCAGGTCACCAGAGGGGTGGCTCCCCGTGAGCATGGCTTCCCTTCCGATATCCTCCCCACGGTCGTCATGACCATCAGGAAATTTCATCCTCTGGCAGCGGACGTGCGTAGCGCCGGCGTCAGCGCCGGCACCAGGGAAGATCTCCGATGGGGGCGCTGTGACATCAAAAGCGTCAATCTGCTGGCCAATGTCCTTGCTCGCGAAGAAGCGAAAAAGGCCGGCGTCTTCGAAACGATTTTGGTCAGAGATGGCTTCGTCATGGAAGGCGCATTGAGCAATGTCATGGCTGTTCGGGGCGGGATGATTATGACGGCTCCCGAAGGCCCTCGAATTCTATCCGGCGTCACACGAACCGTGGTCTTAGAGTTGGCGAAAAAAGATGATATCGTGATCGAAGAACGGTTCATTCCGGTCGATGTGCTGTATCAGTCAGATGAAGTATTTCTGACGGGAACCACGCTCGAAGTACTCGGTGTTGTCCAGATCGACGGAAGAACCATTGGCTCCGGCCGGCCTGGTCCGATCACGAAAACGCTGGCTGCTCGATGGGCCATGTTGACCGGCTAGTGCCCTTGCTTTGCACTGGGGTGCATGATATGGTGCTGCCTCTGTAAGTGGGCTTATGCCCACTTTTTTGTTTGGATACATGTCAAAGGGAAATGGGCTGAGCATACCGGGCAGGAGTCCGCAACCGGTTGCCGATCGGTTGCACGAAATCATTTCGCCGATCTTATGGACGCTTGGGCTTGAATTGGTTGATGTGGTGTGCGTGGGGAAAGGTCCTCGCTCGGTCGTTCGCGTTCTGATCGCTAAACCGGATGGAGTCAGCATCACAGACTGCGAGCAGGCACATAAGGCTCTAGGACCGGCGCTGGATGTGGCCGATCCATTTCCCCATGCCTATACCCTTGAAGTCTCTTCTCCGGGTCTTGATCGACCCTTCAAGAGATCCCAGGATTATCAACGGGCGATTGGAAAAGAGGTGAGTCTCAAGCTTCGGCAGCCTCTCGAAGGCCAGTGGAAGATCGCCGGTCGGCTGATGCAGGTGGATGAAGAGGCGGTCGTGCTGACGGTGGTTGCCGCGCGGACATCCCACACGGTGAAACTGAGTCGAGACATGATTGCCGAAGCAAAGCTCGTCGTGAAGATCTAGAGGGGGAGCGAAACGTGGGAGATTGTCAGTGGTAACCGGATGCAGGAGCGTGACGTATGAATCGTGAACTGATTTCCGTGATCGACGAAATCGGGCGTCAGAAAGGGATCGACAAGGCCCGAGTCATCGGGGCCATCGAATCCGCCCTGCAGACCGCCGCGAAGAAACGTTTCGGTCAAGCCGAAAACATCCAAGTGGAGATCGATCCCAAAACGGGGGAAATTTCCGTCGTCTCCAAGAAGATCATCGTAGAAACGGTCAGCAACCCCAAGGCGGAGATCTCCCTCCAGGAAGCTCGCCAATACGATAGCGAGGCGGAGGTCGGCGACGAAATCGGATCGCTGATCGAAATGAATGAATTGGGAAGGATTGCCGCGCAAACGGCGAAGCAAGTGATCTTCCAGAAGGTGCGCGAGGCGGAATGGGAAGCGGTTCAAAAAGAATATTCGACGCGGCAGGGCGATCTTGTCACGGGAATCATTTTGGGCATGGAACGTCGGAATTATCTTGTGGACCTGGGAAAGACGGAGGCCATCCTGCCCATCCAGGAGCAGATTCCGCGCGAAACGTATCGACGCGGCGATCGTGTGAAAGCGATGTTGTTGGAGGTGCGCCGCACGCCGAAGGATGTTCAAGTCATTCTGTCTCGCAGTCATCCGCAGTTCGTGGCAAAACTTTTCGAGCTCGAAGTGCCGGAAGTCATGGAAAAGATCATTGAAATCAGATCCGTCGTTCGGGAGCCGGGCGATCGAACGAAGATTGCGGTCACGTCCCGTGAAAAGGCCGTGGATCCGGTGGGGGCCTGTGTCGGCATTAAAGGCTCGCGCGTGCAGGCGGTCGTTCGCGAGCTGCGGGGCGAGAAGATCGATATCATTACGTGGACCCAGGATCCGCGAGTTTTTATCGCCGAAGCCTTAAATCCCGCCACGATCGAAAAGGTCGGGATCGACGAAGAGAAGAAGTCGGCGCTTGTGGTCGCAGCCGATTCGCAATTATCGTTGGCGATCGGAAAAAACGGTCAGAATGTCAGGCTTGCGGCGCGTTTGACGGGGTGGAAGATCGACATCATCAGCGCCACCGAATACGAAAAGGAAAAGGTGGAACGCGATAAGGAAATCAAGGCCGCGCTCGCGGAGGAAACCGAAGCGCAGCGACTGCAAGAAGAAGCTCGGCAGGCCGCCAGAGCTGAGGAAGCAACGAGCGGATAGAATACGGAACCGTCCCAATGGCTATGCGTGTATACGAACTTGCGAAGAAGTTAGGCATGGAAAATCGGGTGCTCATCCCCGAGCTCAAGAAGATGGGGGTGTCGGTTACATCTCACAGCAGTACACTCGACGAGGAGATCGTTCAGAAAGTGTTGGATAAGTTGGCCGCAAAATCGAAGAGCCGAGGGACGGGAATCGAGGGAGAGGTCGGTGCAAAGTTGGCGGAGCCTGCGAGTCAAAGTAAAACCGCGGCGGCAAGAAGCCATGTCGTCGAGGAGCCGCTCAAGCCTGACAAGCGCCGCATTCTTATCAAGCGAAAGAAGGAAGAAGAGCCGATTGAGGCCGTTGCGTCAGCCTCGATTATCGAAGCTGAGCGTTCGCCGCAGCCGGCGACCCCAAGCGCCGAGGCGACACCGTTCCCATCCGTTGAGCATCCTCCGAGCGGTGGCCCGGACGACCGTAGTCTGCCGGCGGAAGACGGTTCGAGCAAAGGTTCTCCCCCCATACCGATGCCACTCGTTGCGAAGCAGGAAGCGCCGCCGGCCAAGCCGACCATCGCGCCGCCGATGCCAGGGGCGGCGACTCTGGAGTCTGTGACGGGCAAAAAGAAAAGCATGGCGTTTGAAGCCATCGAAGCAGAGGCGCTCAAGGAAAAGCTCAAGAAAGCGAAAAAAACAGGCCGTCCTAAGGACGAGCAGCAAGACGTCAAATTACGCGAGGACGCCGCCCGCTGGCAAGACCTTCGCGCGATTCCGGTGCAGCGCCGCGATGACCGATCCAAGCATGTTCACCATAGCACCCCGGCAGAAATCACTAAACCGCGCCGGAAGAGCGTGAAAGTGACTCCTCGGACAACGGTCAAAGAATTCGCTGAGTTGATCGGTCAACGGCCGGCGGACATCGTTCGAAAACTGATGGATATGGGGCAAATGCTGACGTTTCACCAACCTATGAGCCTTGAGGCCGCATCGATTTTTGCCGAGGAAAGCGGAGTCAAAGTTGAAATCTCCGTCGAGAAAGTTGGGGACGAGTTGCTGCAAGATGTCGTTGAGACGGGCGATGATGAGCGGCCGGAACCTCGACCGCCTGTGGTGACCATTATGGGGCACGTCGATCATGGGAAGACGTCGCTCCTCGATGCGATTCGCCAAACAAAAGTGGCGGAAGGAGAAGCGGGGGGCATTACTCAGCATATCGGCGCCTACACGGTCTCCGTGCGCGGCAAGCAAGTGACGTTTCTGGATACTCCAGGCCATGAGGCCTTTACGGCCATGCGATCTCGCGGCGCGAAGGTCACGGATATCGTCATTTTGGTCGTTGCGGCAGACGATGGCGTGATGCCGCAAACTATCGAAGCGATCAACCATGCCAAGGCGGCGGGCGTGCCGCTGATCGTGGCGATGAATAAGATCGACAAGCCGACCGCCAATCCTGATCGGGTAAAAAATGCTCTCTCGGAATATGGACTCATTTCCGAAGCCTGGGGTGGCGATACCATTATGGTCGAGGTGTCCGCCAAGCAGAAGACGGGCCTCGATACTCTCCTCGAGATGATCTTGCTTCAAGCGGAAGTGCTTGAACTCAAGGCGGATCCGCACAGGCAGGCTAAAGGCACCGTCATCGAGGCCAAGATCGAACGAGGGAGAGGTCCGGTTGCGACGGTGTTGGTCCAGAGCGGAACTCTGCGGGTGGGCGACGCGTATGTCGTCGGAACGTTCAGCGGCCGTGTCCGAGCTCTCATTAGCGACCGTGGTGAAAAAGCGCAGCAGGCAGGGCCGTCCATTCCTGTGGAAGTCATCGGCTTGCCGGGCGTTCCATCGGCGGGGGATGTCTTTCATGTCGTCTCCAACGAGCGAGTCGCCCGAGAGATAGCGGAGGAACGAGCCCAAAAGCGTCGGGCGGCGGAACTCACCGGCCCCGCGAAAGTGTCCTTGGATGATCTCTTTGCGAAGATTCAAGAAGGGTCGGTGAAGGAGTTGGCCATTGTCATCAAGGCCGACGTGCAAGGTTCGTCGGAAGCCTTGGCGGGCGCCGTCGAAAAGCTCTCGACGGATGCCGTCAAGCTGCGCGTGATTCATAACGGAGTCGGTGGGGTCATGGAATCCGATGTGCTGCTCGCTTCCGCGTCACGAGCCATCATTATCGGTTTCAATATCAGGCCGGAGCCAAAGGCAACCGCATTGGCGGAACAGCAAGGTGTCGACATCCGGCTTTACACGATCATTTATGACGCCATCGCCGATATCAAGGCTGCGATGGAAGGCTTGCTCGAGCCGACTCTGAAAGAGCGGGTGTTGGGACGAGCGGAAGTACGGCAGGTCTTTACGATTCCAAAGATCGGAGCCGTAGCAGGGACCTATGTGATCGACGGGACGATCTCTCGGTCCAGCGTCGGAGTCCGAGTGATTCGTGACAATGTGGTGGTCTATCAGGGTAAACTTGGTTCGTTACGGCGCTTCAAGGATGATGTGCGTGACGTGCAGCAGGGGTATGAATGCGGGTTGAGCGTCGAAAACTTCAACGATGTCAAATCCGGCGATATCATCGAGGCCTATGCAGTCGATAAGATCGCGACAAAGCTCTAGGAAAGCCGAAGAATTTTGTGTGCAGCCCCTTGCTTGAGGGACTGACAGGCTCATGAAACTGATCGCGGACTCTTCATGGTGAGCCGACGCGAATCGAATCCCGGCCATGGTTGTAGGGCTATGCACCGTTGAGTTATTCATCTCAGGAAGCCAATCGCTTAAAGACAAGCGGCAGGTTATCCATGGGATCAAGGACAGGCTTCGAGGCAAGTTTAACCTCTCAGTCGCCGAAGTGGACGGTCAAGACCTCTGGCAGAAGGCTATCCTTGGAATGGCTTGTGTCTCGAATGAGCGTAGCCACGCGAACCAGATGCTTGAACAAGCGTTGAATCTGATCAAAAGCATGCCAACCGTCGAAGTGGTACGAGCCCAGTTGGAATTACTCTAAGCTCCCTGTCATACTTGCGATCGATGAGGCCGGGACACCAAGATGTCGAAGACGACCTATAAAAGGGCAGATCGGGTGGCTGACCAGATTCGCATGGAAGTAGCGGATATTCTTATGCGAAAAATCAAGGATCCTCGAGTCCATGACGTAACGGTGACCGATGTCGAGCTGACAGGGGATTTGCGCATCGCGCATATTTTTGTCACGACCATGGAAACAGGGGAAGCCGAGCGCGATATCTTTGCCGGCTTATCAAAGGCCAGTGGATTTGTGCGGTCGGAATTAGGACGGCGGCTCTCGCTCCGCTACCTGCCGGATGTGATTTTCAAGAAGGATGTCAGTGGCCCACGCGGCGACCGTATCATGCGGCTCCTGGAAGGACTGCACGGGGAGTCCGACCAGCATGAAGCCCAGGATTCACCGAACAGTGATCGGAAGATCACAGCCTCTTCCTCTTAAACGTATGGATCGAACAGATACCACGACAGGCCTGCGGGATGCTCTTGACGGAGTCCTCATCGTCCACAAGGAAGCCGGCTGGACGTCGCACGATGTTGTCGCCAAGGTCCGGAGGCTGTTGGGGGGAAGTAAAGTCGGCCATGCCGGCACGCTGGATCCTAGCGCTACGGGTGTCTTGCCTATCCTTGTCGGGCGGGCCACAAGAGTTGCTGAGTACCTGATCAATTGGGACAAGGAGTACCATGCCGTCTTGCGCTTGGGAGAAACGACCGATACGCAAGATGCAACCGGGCAGGTCTTGAGCAGGGTCGATCCATGCGAAGTGACGGAAGACATGCTTCAGGCCGTGATCGCTCGATTCCGAGGCGAACAACGCCAATTGCCGCCGATGTATTCAGCCGTGAAAGTCGGCGGACAGCCGCTTTACAAAGCGGCCAGAGCGGGCAGAACAGTCGATCGGGCGGAGCGATCGATCATGATTCATCAGCTTGAGATCACGGCCCTTCATGGCCGTGACGTGGCCCTGCGCATTGTGTGTTCGAAAGGCACGTATGTCCGCACGTTATGTGCCGACATCGGACAGGCATTAGGGGTCGGCGGGCATCTCTCTGCTCTCGAGCGTCGCCGTGTCGGGCCATTGTCGATCGAACAGGCGCTGACGATCGATCAAGTCGCCGATCACCTTACGATGAGAACGCTCTCTCGGCAGTTCATTTCGGTGGATCAACTCCTCGTTCAATTCCCGGCAGTGGTCGTGAACGCGGAGCAGGCGCAGCGTGTCTTGAATGGCTCGCCAATTTTCCCGGCGCGAGTCGGGCAACTCCCGCCTGCCCCCTCCACGCTGTCGGTACGACTCAAGGATGAAGCCGGTCAGTTGTTGGCCATCGGAACTCACGATGCCGGCCGCATGGGGTCGATTAGAATTTGCAAAGTACTGAGTCTCTTGAATCATTAATACGGAAGGAGTAGGTATGGCATTGTTGAAAGAAGCGAAGAGTGAACTCATCAAGCAATATCAGCAGCATGACAAGGATTCCGGATCGCCGGAAGTTCAGATAGCCGTATTGACCAATCGGATTACGTATCTCACCGAGCATTTCAAGACTCATAAAAAGGATCACCATTCGCGGCGTGGACTATTGCAGCTGGTCGGGCGCCGGCGGCGGCTTCTGGACTATCTCCGTGGTGTGAATGATGCGCGTTACCGAACCGTGATCGACCGACTCAGTATTCGCAAGTAACCGGTCGTGCGAGTAGTGGCGTTGACCGGCGCCCTAGGAGCCTGTCCGACATTGACCTTTCTGCTGCGGCGAACGATGTACCGGCATCTGCGTAGTTCTCGGCCCAGAACATCCTCAACGTATTCCGGCGAATGCGCCTCCGGATTTTCGTGGACTGTGGCCTCGCATCTGCCGGCCCTTCCTTTGTCTCGTCGCGAAGGGCAATGTCGAACAGGCTCCTAGCATCGTTCGAATGTCCCACAGATGAACACCGACATGCGCTCACACGAAGTGCGCGGTGTAAACGTGAAAAGTCGTAAAGTCGGCGAGAAGTCGCTGACCTTAACCGTTTACCACGCACTCGTCGTTGAGCGTATCTCAGTGGGCATCTGTGGATCTAACCAGAGGAGACCATAGATGATACACGTCGTAGAAATCGACATCGCAGGTCGAACCCTTCGCCTTGAAACCGGCCGAATCGCAAAGCAAGCTGACGGATCCATATGGGCCTCGTATGGCGACACGGTCGTCCTCGCGACAGCCGTGGCCGCGCAAACGGCCAAACCTGGGATCGATTTCCTTCCCTTGACCGTCGACTACCAGGAAAAGGCCTACGCGGCTGGGAAAATACCCGGAGGCTACTTCAAGCGAGAAGGTCGACCGGCTGAAAAGGAAGTCCTCACCAGCCGCTTGATCGACCGGCCGCTTCGCCCGTTATTTCCCGAAGGCTACTATTTCGAGACGCAAGTCATTGCCTCGGTCCTCTCGGCGGATAAGACGGGCTCGTCCGACGTCATCGGAATCACTGCGGCATCCGCCGCTCTCGCGGTATCGAACATTCCGTTCAACGGCCCCGTGGCCGGTGTCAAGATCGGTCGGGTCAACGGCAAGCTCGTCGTCAATCCCGACCTGGAAACGATGGAACAGAGCGAGCTCCATCTGGTGGTTGCGGGCACAGCGGATGCGGTGATGATGGTGGAGGCAGGCGCCAATGAATTATCCGAGCAGACGATGCTCGAGGCGCTGGAATTGGCTCACTCCGAGATTAAGAAAATCGTTGCGAAGATTAATGAATTGGCCCAGAAGGTCGGCAGAGTGAAGCGGGCGGTTGTTGAGGAGTCGATCGATCCCGTCTTGCAGGCCGAGATCAAGGCGTTGGTTGCGCAACCCATTCGTGACGCGATCATGATCGCCAACAAGACTGCCCGACAGGAGCGATTGGACCAGGTTCTGGCCGACACCATCGCAAGGCTGAAAAAGCCGGACGATCCCTCAAGCGAACGGCATATCAAGATCGTGTTCCATCAATTGGAATACACAGAAGTCCGGAAGATGATTTTGGAGAAGCGCTCTCGCGCCGACGGACGCGGCCCTTCGGATATTCGTCCGATTACTTGTGAAGTCGGCGCGTTGCCGCGAACCCATGGTTCGGCCATCTTTACCCGAGGCGAAACCCAGAGCTTGGCGGTGGTGACCCTGGGGACGACCGACGATGAACAGCGCATCGATGCGTTGGAAGGCGAGTACACGCGGACCTTTATGCTGCACTATAACTTCCCGCCGTTCAGCGTCGGTGAGGCGAGGCCCCTTCGCACGCCAGGACGGCGTGAGGTCGGGCACGGCGCATTGGCTGAACGGGCATTGAAGCCCGTCATACCGGGCAAGGACGTCTTCCCCTATACCTTACGCATCGTGTCTGAGATTTTGGAATCCAACGGGTCTTCCTCGATGGCAACCGTGTGCGGTGGGACGTTGGCCATGATGGACGCAGGCGTTCCGATCAAGGAGCCGGTGGCCGGCATCGCCATGGGATTGATCAAGGAAGGGGACGACGTCATCATTTTGTCGGACATTCTTGGCCTTGAAGATCATCTGGGCGATATGGACTTCAAAGTGTGCGGGACCAAGAACGGCGTGACGGCACTGCAAATGGATATAAAAATCGGCGGCATTACCACAGCCTTGATGCAGCAAGCCCTGGAGCAGGCGCGGCTGGGTCGCCTCCACATTCTCGGCCATATGGCGAAGGCCCTCACCGGTCCCCGCGCCGACTTGTCGACGTTTGCCCCTCGCATCTACACGATGAAGGTCAAGCAAGACAAGATTCGAGATATTATCGGACAGGGCGGCAAAACCATTCGCGGCATTCAGTCCGATTGCGGCGTCAAGATCAGCGTCGAAGATACCGGCATTGTGACCATTGCGTCTGCGGACGGCACGTCCTTGCAAAAAGCCAAAGAGATCATCAACCGCCTGACCGAGGAAGTTGAAGTCGGGAAAATCTATACGGGAACGGTGAGAAAGATCATGGATTTTGGCGCCTTTGTGGAGGTGCTGCCGGGCACCGATGGGTTGGTCCATATCTCACAGCTGGCGCATCACCGAGTGAAAGCCGTATCGGACGAGGTAGCCGAAGGCGATCAAATTCTTGTGAAAGTGCTGGAAATCGACAAGCAAGGCAAGATCAGACTCAGCCGAAAAGAAACCCTCCCCGCGCCGACGGGCGGCGGTGCAAACGAGTCAGCGGGCGGGTAACACTTGTACCGTAAGCTCATTCTCGAGAACGGGATTCGCTTGGTTTCCGAGCGAATCCCGACTCTCAAATCCGTCACCATAGGCATCTGGGTCAATACGGGCTCTCGCGACGAAAGCCCCGCCCAAGCCGGGTACGCCCATTTCATCGAGCATATGTTCTTCAAGGGGACGACCTCTCGATCGGCCACGGAGATTTCTTGTGAAATCGATGCGCTGGGGGGCGAGATGAACGCCTTCACGACGCGTGAAACCACGACATACTACGTCAAGGTATTGGACCAACATCTCCCTAAGGCCCTCGACCTTTTGGCGGATTTGTTTCTCCGCTCTCGACTCGGAAAGAAAGAAATTGAAAAGGAAAAGCAGGTCGTCCTTGAAGAAATTCGGATGGTTCAAGACGATCCCGAAGATCTCGTTCAAGAGCTGCATACCAAGTTGGCGATGGGCCGACACCCCTTGAGTCGTCCCATTCTTGGCCGCGAATCAACGATCGTCCGGATCAGCCGAGAAGATCTCCTCGAGTACATCGATACACACTATCGTCCGGAAGAGATCGTGCTCGCC
Above is a genomic segment from Candidatus Nitrospira nitrificans containing:
- the rbfA gene encoding 30S ribosome-binding factor RbfA; amino-acid sequence: MSKTTYKRADRVADQIRMEVADILMRKIKDPRVHDVTVTDVELTGDLRIAHIFVTTMETGEAERDIFAGLSKASGFVRSELGRRLSLRYLPDVIFKKDVSGPRGDRIMRLLEGLHGESDQHEAQDSPNSDRKITASSS
- the rpsO gene encoding 30S ribosomal protein S15, translated to MALLKEAKSELIKQYQQHDKDSGSPEVQIAVLTNRITYLTEHFKTHKKDHHSRRGLLQLVGRRRRLLDYLRGVNDARYRTVIDRLSIRK
- the infB gene encoding translation initiation factor IF-2; translated protein: MRVYELAKKLGMENRVLIPELKKMGVSVTSHSSTLDEEIVQKVLDKLAAKSKSRGTGIEGEVGAKLAEPASQSKTAAARSHVVEEPLKPDKRRILIKRKKEEEPIEAVASASIIEAERSPQPATPSAEATPFPSVEHPPSGGPDDRSLPAEDGSSKGSPPIPMPLVAKQEAPPAKPTIAPPMPGAATLESVTGKKKSMAFEAIEAEALKEKLKKAKKTGRPKDEQQDVKLREDAARWQDLRAIPVQRRDDRSKHVHHSTPAEITKPRRKSVKVTPRTTVKEFAELIGQRPADIVRKLMDMGQMLTFHQPMSLEAASIFAEESGVKVEISVEKVGDELLQDVVETGDDERPEPRPPVVTIMGHVDHGKTSLLDAIRQTKVAEGEAGGITQHIGAYTVSVRGKQVTFLDTPGHEAFTAMRSRGAKVTDIVILVVAADDGVMPQTIEAINHAKAAGVPLIVAMNKIDKPTANPDRVKNALSEYGLISEAWGGDTIMVEVSAKQKTGLDTLLEMILLQAEVLELKADPHRQAKGTVIEAKIERGRGPVATVLVQSGTLRVGDAYVVGTFSGRVRALISDRGEKAQQAGPSIPVEVIGLPGVPSAGDVFHVVSNERVAREIAEERAQKRRAAELTGPAKVSLDDLFAKIQEGSVKELAIVIKADVQGSSEALAGAVEKLSTDAVKLRVIHNGVGGVMESDVLLASASRAIIIGFNIRPEPKATALAEQQGVDIRLYTIIYDAIADIKAAMEGLLEPTLKERVLGRAEVRQVFTIPKIGAVAGTYVIDGTISRSSVGVRVIRDNVVVYQGKLGSLRRFKDDVRDVQQGYECGLSVENFNDVKSGDIIEAYAVDKIATKL
- a CDS encoding DUF503 domain-containing protein: MVVGLCTVELFISGSQSLKDKRQVIHGIKDRLRGKFNLSVAEVDGQDLWQKAILGMACVSNERSHANQMLEQALNLIKSMPTVEVVRAQLELL
- the truB gene encoding tRNA pseudouridine(55) synthase TruB; the protein is MDRTDTTTGLRDALDGVLIVHKEAGWTSHDVVAKVRRLLGGSKVGHAGTLDPSATGVLPILVGRATRVAEYLINWDKEYHAVLRLGETTDTQDATGQVLSRVDPCEVTEDMLQAVIARFRGEQRQLPPMYSAVKVGGQPLYKAARAGRTVDRAERSIMIHQLEITALHGRDVALRIVCSKGTYVRTLCADIGQALGVGGHLSALERRRVGPLSIEQALTIDQVADHLTMRTLSRQFISVDQLLVQFPAVVVNAEQAQRVLNGSPIFPARVGQLPPAPSTLSVRLKDEAGQLLAIGTHDAGRMGSIRICKVLSLLNH
- the pnp gene encoding polyribonucleotide nucleotidyltransferase, giving the protein MIHVVEIDIAGRTLRLETGRIAKQADGSIWASYGDTVVLATAVAAQTAKPGIDFLPLTVDYQEKAYAAGKIPGGYFKREGRPAEKEVLTSRLIDRPLRPLFPEGYYFETQVIASVLSADKTGSSDVIGITAASAALAVSNIPFNGPVAGVKIGRVNGKLVVNPDLETMEQSELHLVVAGTADAVMMVEAGANELSEQTMLEALELAHSEIKKIVAKINELAQKVGRVKRAVVEESIDPVLQAEIKALVAQPIRDAIMIANKTARQERLDQVLADTIARLKKPDDPSSERHIKIVFHQLEYTEVRKMILEKRSRADGRGPSDIRPITCEVGALPRTHGSAIFTRGETQSLAVVTLGTTDDEQRIDALEGEYTRTFMLHYNFPPFSVGEARPLRTPGRREVGHGALAERALKPVIPGKDVFPYTLRIVSEILESNGSSSMATVCGGTLAMMDAGVPIKEPVAGIAMGLIKEGDDVIILSDILGLEDHLGDMDFKVCGTKNGVTALQMDIKIGGITTALMQQALEQARLGRLHILGHMAKALTGPRADLSTFAPRIYTMKVKQDKIRDIIGQGGKTIRGIQSDCGVKISVEDTGIVTIASADGTSLQKAKEIINRLTEEVEVGKIYTGTVRKIMDFGAFVEVLPGTDGLVHISQLAHHRVKAVSDEVAEGDQILVKVLEIDKQGKIRLSRKETLPAPTGGGANESAGG